The region GCGGACCCGGAGCGGGTAGCGCGCGGTGTCCACCAGGAGCACGAGCCCGTAGTCCCAGGGGCTGGGTGAGGGGTGCTCGGCGCGCAGCCGCAGGTACGTCGCCCAGCGGTGGTGGCCGTCCGCGATGAGGGCCTGGTGCCGGCCCAGGTCCGTCTGGATCTCGGCCAGGTCGGCCGGGTCGGTGATGGCCCACAGACGGTGGCTGAAACCGTCCTCCGTGGTCGTCGAGAGCAGCGGGTCGCCCTCCGCGGCGCGCTCGATGACGGCGGCCGTGCCGACCCGGGAGCCGTTGCCGCGGTAGGTCAGCAGCAGCGGTTCGAGGTTGGCCGAGGTGGCACGCATCAGGGCCGCGCGGTCCGCGATGATGTGCGGCATGACGTCCTCGTGCGGGAGGACGACGCCGGCGGACGGCTCCGACAGGCGCAGGGCGCCGATGATGCCGCGTTGCAGCATGCCGTCGTCGTGCTGCTCGTAGACGTACAGGCCCGGCTCGGGGTCGGCGGCCAGGACGCCTTCGGACACCCAGTCGTGCAGGGTGTCCGCCGCCTGGCGGTTGCGGGCCGTCGGGGTCGTGTCCTGGGGGAGGATCAGCCGGACGATGTTGTGCGGGTCGGCGGACTCGAGGTGGAGCAGACCGTCCGGCCGGACGATGACGTCGTACGGCGGAGATGTCACGGCGGCGAGGCTGCCGACCCGGTCGGGGTCGTAGCGCAGGCCCCGGAACGGGGTCAGTTCGAGGCCGCTGCGCGCCGGGGTCTCCTCCGCGGGACCTGCATAGTTCATTGAGGCATCGTAAGTGTGCCGGCGCTGTGCGGGATGATCGGGGGAAAGTGATCGAACGAGGAGCGATGCGTAATGAGCCAGACCGCCAGGACCCGGCCCGAGGCCAGTGAACAGGCGCTGAGCGAGGCCTACGACACGGCTCTGCTCGACCTCGACGGCGTGGTGTACGCGGGTGGCAACGCGATCGCGCACGCCGTGGCATCACTGGGCACGGCCCGTTCAGGAGGGTTGCATCTCGCGTATGTCACGAACAATGCGCTGCGTACGCCCGATGCGGTGGCGGAGCATCTGAGTGAGCTCGGTATACCGACGGGCGCCGATGACGTCATCACCTCGGCGCAGGCCGTGGCGCGGCTGATCAGTGAGCAGGTGCCCGCCGGTGCGCGCGTGCTGGTCATCGGCGGCGAGGGACTGCGGGTCGCACTGCGCGAGCGCGGGCTGGAGCCGGTCGAGTCGGCGGACGACGACCCGGCGGCGGTCGTCCAGGGGTTCGGCGGTCCCGACCTGCCCTGGGGGCGCTTCGCGGAGGCGTCCTACGCCGTCGCGCGCGGGGTGCCGTGGTTCGCGTCCAACACCGACCTGACGATCCCGAGCGCGCGGGGGATCGCGCCCGGGAACGGGGCCGCTGTGGAGGTCGTACGCATCGCCACGGGCGCCGAGCCGCAGGTGGCGGGCAAGCCGCTGCCCCCGATGCACCGCGAGACGATCCTGCGGACCGGGGCGAAGCGGCCGCTGGTGGTCGGCGACCGGCTTGACACGGACATCGAGGGCGCGTTCAACGGCGAGGTGGACTCGCTGCTCGTGCTCACCGGGGTGACGGACGGCGCGCAGCTCCTCGCGGCCCCGCCGCAGCACCGGCCGACGTACGTGGACGCGGATCTGCGCGGGTTGCTCACCGGGCAGCCGGAGGTCGTGGAGGAGGGCGACGGGTTCTGCTGCGGCGGCTGGACGGCGCGGGCCGGGAGCGATGGTCTGGAGCTGGCGGGCGACGGTGAGGCGCTTGACGGGTTGCGGGCGCTGTGCGCGGCGGCGTGGACGGCCGCGGGGGACGGGACGTGCGAGCTGGACGGGGGGAAGGCGCTGGCGCGGCTGGGGCTCTGAAGGCCCCGGGGG is a window of Streptomyces mirabilis DNA encoding:
- a CDS encoding DUF1015 domain-containing protein is translated as MNYAGPAEETPARSGLELTPFRGLRYDPDRVGSLAAVTSPPYDVIVRPDGLLHLESADPHNIVRLILPQDTTPTARNRQAADTLHDWVSEGVLAADPEPGLYVYEQHDDGMLQRGIIGALRLSEPSAGVVLPHEDVMPHIIADRAALMRATSANLEPLLLTYRGNGSRVGTAAVIERAAEGDPLLSTTTEDGFSHRLWAITDPADLAEIQTDLGRHQALIADGHHRWATYLRLRAEHPSPSPWDYGLVLLVDTARYPLRVRAIHRLLHNLPVAEALSALTDSFRVRHLDVPLPEALEALAAAAAEGNAFLLAGDGSFHLVDRPSPDLLARTVPADRPEAWRTLDATVLHATLLAHIWDIPEDSPAQIAYIHDTAATVDKAERDGGTAVLMHPVREEVVRDLARQGVTMPRKSTSFGPKPASGLVLRALPL
- a CDS encoding HAD hydrolase-like protein, yielding MSQTARTRPEASEQALSEAYDTALLDLDGVVYAGGNAIAHAVASLGTARSGGLHLAYVTNNALRTPDAVAEHLSELGIPTGADDVITSAQAVARLISEQVPAGARVLVIGGEGLRVALRERGLEPVESADDDPAAVVQGFGGPDLPWGRFAEASYAVARGVPWFASNTDLTIPSARGIAPGNGAAVEVVRIATGAEPQVAGKPLPPMHRETILRTGAKRPLVVGDRLDTDIEGAFNGEVDSLLVLTGVTDGAQLLAAPPQHRPTYVDADLRGLLTGQPEVVEEGDGFCCGGWTARAGSDGLELAGDGEALDGLRALCAAAWTAAGDGTCELDGGKALARLGL